The region CTTCGCTCACAAAAATCTGTCATGAGAACAGATAGCATCAGCATGattttttccttttctgttCTGTTTTTTAGGAAATGGAAAATGGAGGGAGACGTCGCTCTTGCCATTTTCTCGTGGTTGCTAACGTCCTGAGGGAGCCTAAGAAAAGCAGAATACATCAAGGACTCATGGACAGTTACATGAGGCGAGTGGATGTTGTTCTGCTCACAGTATCCCAAGATTCTTGCAAAAGTTTCTTGCTTCTTTGGGAATCCGGATATTCTGATGTCGCCTTCAATATAGCCGCGGGTCTTTCTTCCGGAAAGAACGTCCATAAGTGTGGTTTTTCCTGCTCCACTAACGCCCATCAATGCTGTCAAAACACCCGGCCTAAATGAGCCGGTTAGCTCATGAAGTAGTTGGAGTTTCCCCTCAGCTGCTCCCTTTTCTTGCATCACCTGTGACCTATGTTAGTTTATACCGTTCTAAACTATGTTGTTCGAAGAAGGAGGATAGGGAAGAGGCTTCTTACTGGCGGCATATCCACGTAGTAATTCACATCTTCAAACGACATGGCCAAAGGGGTGAAGGGCAGAACCATTCCCCTCTTATGTTCATCTGTTGTTGACATTGATTGGAATAATGAGTCCATTGAATCACTTGGTGTATGCTTTGGTACCTttttatcagttttctcttggtATATTGCCTCTGCTGTTGCCTGCTCTTGAGATATTATACCTTGTTGCTTCTCGAAAGCTAACGTAGTCGAAAAAAGGAGGAAGTGAGCTGGCGAAAAAGGTTAAGGACTCTTCAACAGAAGCAGGACTTACAGTTTAGGTACATGAGAGCAATCACAAACAATATGTTGAAGATGGTTGTGAACCCCGAGAGAGAACCTATGCCTATCCAGTACCATTTCTCGTCTTGGAAAATATTGAACTGCTTCAAAACAGACACTCCCAATCGCGTGGCATTGTCCGAGGCCTGCCATAAAACCAAAACCAAGTCAAGATTTTGATGTGTTTGATCATAAACACCATTAATACTTGTTTGGTAACACTCACCAGTTCGTCCATCCATCTTGATGCGAACATCTCGTTCACTGCAATGGAGTTGTACCCGTAGCTCAGAGGCGAAATCCAATATCCCCATCTCCACCAGATTGGAATTTGATCTGCATGAAGTTCCAAGTTTTTTCAATGTTGCTGTGTTTTGCTTTAGTCCTTTGGATTGTATGTGATGTGTGCATAGTATTTAAGCAGTTGGACTGACCGAGAGGGATAATGAAGCCTCCCAAGAGGAACACGAGCAGGAGAGTAAGCGAGCCACCGGTTTTGGAGATGACCATCGTCCTGCATATCCCCGCAATGAGCCTAAACATCCCGGAAGCCATCTGTTGGATACAAAACACCCACAGCAGCTGCTTCAAGAATCTGAGAACAACAATTTGCTTATCATAACTCTCTCTTcaacattttttaaataagtGTGTGTTTTCATCTTAATGTCATGTATACCTTGATACTTGAGGGGCGAATCCGATTGTGTAATAACTCGTGGCCGTCCACACGAAAGATTCAAACAAGGATATCGGTATCCTCAGCAGAAGATGTGGTATGGCAAAGGCCCAAGTTGGATGAAACAGAAGGTCTCTTTGCTTGTAAAAGACAGGAAGTCTCTGTATAGCGAGTGACAGTTCCACGTATCCGTTGAACGTGTTGATGATCATGGCAAACACGAGCGCTCCAATGTAGACCGCCCCATCCTCTTCGTTCCCAGTATGCATTCCAGTCCTCAAGAACACAGTTGATGCAATCAATGCCACAACAAAAATTTGGACAATCTTGGAGACATAGAAGAAAGAGTTCCTCTTTATCAGAAGCCACTCCTTGGCAAAGTTCGCCAAGAGAAGCACTTTCCGAGGCACCACACTCTTGTCATAAACTAGAGCTGATTTAGGACTCCGGCTTCTGTCAAAAGGGGTAGACAGCTCTCGTTGAAGCTGGACGCCAACGTGGAAATGCTTGAATCTCTCTGCGAATTCACTAACTGAGACGTATCTGTATAACGTCGTTGTATCCACCCAATACTGCTCCTGATCCTTCTTTGATGTCACCTATCACAACAAATGCACATATATTAGTAGTATGATTTATGACAAAAAAAGGTTACACCTTTAGTCATTTGAGGGACTAAATATGGTACTACCTCTTGGAGGAAATCAGCAACTCCCTTTCTTTGAGGACATTGGAACCCATTCACTTTGAAGAACTCAAGAACGTGCTGTATCGGGCCGTGGTAGACTGCGTGGCCCTCGGACAAGAGGATGATGTCATCAAAGAGGTTGAATGTCTCCGGATCTGGCTGAAGGAGGGACATCAGTATGGTGGCCTCAGTGTGGTGTGCTATCTGCTGCATACACTTCACCACCTGAAACGTAGTCGAGCTGTCTAGGCCGGTCGATATTTCATCCATGAACATCACTTTGGATGGCCCAACAATCATCTCCcctatataaaaataaacaagTTAACAACAGAAGTAATGTAACTTAGTTTCCTCTGTTCATTCTTCGACTGAATACCTGTCGTTAGGCGCTTCTTCTGTCCACCTGAGATCCCCCGTAGCATCTGATCCCCAACGATGGTGTCCCGACATTCCTCAAGTCCGAGTACCTGCCACCATAAGTGATGAATGATAAACAAATGGCAGTATGTTCTTGAATAATTTAGTAGTATTACAATATAATCTCCATTCTCAAACATTACCTTGAGAACATAGTCTGTGATATCTCCACTTCCATCTTCATTTTCGCTTCTTGTGATCTTCTTCAAGAACTCTATATACAAAACTCAAAATAATCAACTTTCcataaaaggaaaaaattagTTAAATTGTTTCAAGACATACCATATCTTGATCCACCCCCCTGGCATTTTGCTGAGAAATCGAGTGTCTCTCCCACAGTCATCTCGGCTACATGAATGTCATTCTGGCTGACGTACGCTGCTGTCTTCTGTGGAACGAATTCGTCCAGCTTGTGCCCATTGTAGGTTATTTCACCACTTGCCTGTTCACAAGTTTGAAAAGCTCACCCAAAAGGGATTCAGAGTAAGGCTAAAATTCAAGtaattgtgaatttttttacaCGGTTCGACACACCTTCAAGGCAGAGCTTAGCCTGCCAGCAAGAGCCAACAAAAGGGTTGTTTTTCCACACGAAGGCGGTCCTAATAGAAGAGTCATCCTACACAACACCAAATGAAAATCAGCACAGTTGAATTCAAACATGACAAAAATATAAGCATatataaaacacacacatacaacACACCTTGAGGGCTTAATGATGCCAGAAGTGTGTTTAAGTATGTGAAGCTTTGCTCTCTCAGCCAGCTTCACCCCAAAGCAACTCAAGGCTGCTTCTGCAATGTTACGAGCAGCGTTTGGCAGCGTAGGGAGAGCTCTTTCGCCCACAAAGCAATCCGCCTCAACGGTTAAGTCCTCAAACCTCACTTCCACACCACCAAGTTCAGTACTCCCTTCTCTGCATAACATACACCAACAACAAAAAAAGTAAAACGTTcactcattttttaaaaaaataaaaagttgacACAACCATTAACTAACTCACTTATCAACTCCACTTGTGATTTTCCATAACTTCTTCTCATTATCTTCATCAGCATTGTTACTCGCCTTGTCTTGATCAGTCCTCGTGCGATTTTCCACCTCGTCCTTCATCTCCTTCTTCGTCCCCAGTCTTCAACTAAAATTAAGCAACAAATGAATGAGAATTAACCAAAACGTGTGCATGCTTTTGGTGGAAGTCACTTGCTTTGTTTAGcatgatattattataaaaaagaaaagaaaatgcatTATCATTCCATCCATGATTTAGACTAAGGGGTGGTATCATCTAGTGCACcctataaaatatatatagtgATTAAACACAAGGTTTTTGTTTATCTTTTCTGAAATAGTAATAACATATATGCTTGGATTTTACTTGTCATAAGAAATTTGAATTGCTAACAAATAGTACTACCATGAGAATATGGACAAGAAACCTATGTGAAACAAGAAACCTTTCTCTACTTTTTAAGTGGATAAGTGAATCCTATGATAAACAAGAAATCTTTATTCCAACACAGTTTACACAACAAACTCTTTCATCCATTTCTATCTGGAGTATTTCCTTTCTCTACTTTTTTAGTCTATatgaagaaatatatatattatttatatttatatttcttttttatacataaattacttttatttatagTTCTTGTTTTCTCAGCCATtacttaaatatataaatttttttgtttgtatATATTGTTTTATTCCATCTCTATTTGTACATAGTATGTGTCATGATGCATTCCATCATTATTTCGTAAAATTcgttataaaaataaatataatactactattatttaataaatataattaatatttatcacTCATTTAATAATCTATTTGATGTTTATTACTGAAAGTAAAAATTTTAAATGCATATAAGTAcatatgaaataattaatctcaataattaaatattagtattaaacaTTTAGCACCAAATGTTGTAGGTGggaaaaaatactaaaatactgGTCTTATCGTACTAGAAAAAGGCTGAAATTCTGCATTTTTTGGTACAGTATAATACATTACCGAAAGATTTCAGTAAGGTAACGATATGAAGTTATTTCAATAAGGTAACGATATGAGTTTTCATATACTGCGGCTTAACAAATTTCAGTATATACCATAaactaaggtatataccgtaatcaTGGTATATACTGAAAGTATATACCACATACATGGAATATACCGAAAGTATATACTGAAGGTAACGATATGAGTTGTGGACAACTTTACATAAATAGAAatacccatatttttatgagatcgATGGAAATgaatgtcacgcccgcattttctaaggatagaaaacacggttgatcgagactaggggaggattaaagaagcggggaagaaatgagaaaataacacaaatcgaccatagctcgaaacaagtgggaatagctcgaataaaatcagagtatctcaacaatcaacaactcaaaaacgaATATTATCTCAGcaatacaagaactcaaaagaaggacaactactcagcggaagcatttgagagaaggaatatgtcacgtgtgaagacatgacacattataaacacttaaatttcttcaacggtcttgctcaacgcCCACCGCACGCGTCACGCTCAACcagcacatttttaaaaagaaatgctgggCTGAGTACTTGAAGTACCCAGTGAACACAAGCcgaaataattttcataaaatattgtgtcagcatttaaaagtgaactctgggttttataaaagaccaagtcaccaaaacattttctcGCTCAAAAGTATGGCCGCGCAAcccattttctctctcctcgtacTATATCTGAACCTCATATGTGAAACAAGAACGTGGTCACATTTTCGATCACTGGatcggccaactcgaaagatagcgcacgatcctCTCTGTGTACACTAccttgaatagggactcactccccagacaaacccgaattcgattaaactcataacttctaatagggactcactccccactaggcgatcagataggcacatcctcaaaaataaaatacggcatgacacaaCATATTTGGAATTTAAGCACATAACTCATACTTGAAATAAACtgcttaggacatagtccttatttaaaaagaaagcctacctcgtttgcttaaattTCTTAACTTGAAAATTCTCACTCCGTCCTTAACTCTCTTGCGAAAGAAAAGccttttaaaataaaagcaaTAAGCTCTTTAAAACTCGAGAAAACATCTAATTAAAAGAATGTATGCTTCCCATGTGAGTGCTCATTTTATCCTTCGTCATTACTACAAGGAAAACTTCATATAATCAATCA is a window of Salvia splendens isolate huo1 chromosome 3, SspV2, whole genome shotgun sequence DNA encoding:
- the LOC121794256 gene encoding ABC transporter G family member 29-like: MTLLLGPPSCGKTTLLLALAGRLSSALKASGEITYNGHKLDEFVPQKTAAYVSQNDIHVAEMTVGETLDFSAKCQGGGSRYEFLKKITRSENEDGSGDITDYVLKVLGLEECRDTIVGDQMLRGISGGQKKRLTTGEMIVGPSKVMFMDEISTGLDSSTTFQVVKCMQQIAHHTEATILMSLLQPDPETFNLFDDIILLSEGHAVYHGPIQHVLEFFKVNGFQCPQRKGVADFLQEVTSKKDQEQYWVDTTTLYRYVSVSEFAERFKHFHVGVQLQRELSTPFDRSRSPKSALVYDKSVVPRKVLLLANFAKEWLLIKRNSFFYVSKIVQIFVVALIASTVFLRTGMHTGNEEDGAVYIGALVFAMIINTFNGYVELSLAIQRLPVFYKQRDLLFHPTWAFAIPHLLLRIPISLFESFVWTATSYYTIGFAPQVSRFLKQLLWVFCIQQMASGMFRLIAGICRTMVISKTGGSLTLLLVFLLGGFIIPLDQIPIWWRWGYWISPLSYGYNSIAVNEMFASRWMDELVSASDNATRLGVSVLKQFNIFQDEKWYWIGIGSLSGFTTIFNILFVIALMYLNSFEKQQGIISQEQATAEAIYQEKTDKKVPKHTPSDSMDSLFQSMSTTDEHKRGMVLPFTPLAMSFEDVNYYVDMPPVMQEKGAAEGKLQLLHELTGSFRPGVLTALMGVSGAGKTTLMDVLSGRKTRGYIEGDIRISGFPKKQETFARILGYCEQNNIHSPHVTVHESLMYSAFLRLPQDVSNHEKMIFVSEVMRLVELDNLKDAIVGIPGVTGLSTEQRKRLTIAVELVANPSIIFMDEPTSGLDARAAAIVMRTVRNTVDTGRTVVCTIHQPGIDLFEAFDELLLMKRGGRVIYAGPLGQQSRNVIDYFEAVSGVPKIEEQRNPAAWMIEVSSDAIETRLGIDFGDYYKSTSLYQQNKALVQDLKSPPQNSKDLHFPSQYSQSTLSQFKLILWKLKLTYWRNPDYNLSRFFFTLAAALLIGSIFWKVGTKRENSNDLTTVIGAMYAAAIFLGINNCATVQPAVAIERTVFYRERATGMYSVLPYAMAQVITEIPYVFVQTTYYTLIVYAMVRFEWEPIKFLWFFFVNFFSFLYFTYFGMMNVSTTPNLHLAAVVSNAFYSVFNLFSGFYIPGPNIPTWWIWYYWICPMAWTVYGLIVSQYGDVEDEMRVEATALKTSVRSYIEEHFGYKLDFMGEVGVVLVGFTFFFAFMYAYCLKTLNFQKR